Proteins from a single region of Hyalangium ruber:
- a CDS encoding DUF5953 family protein, with translation MTKLRTLSVRAYAPALVGNDGRALAVVHGMEKALPGLCLEWRISDSGRPIALPQRDAWLAEKTRDGKFPLLCNGDESYPVTVNGRERSGRRNPGGQPLFEVHAELPLDERVSASAAAVLEGVAEGACALWGEATPYDAAVDIAYQTAPTEEGPPSPRRGLPALKFYEHLRSPEIPAHLGWLNYWSAAAARAIGFPDSSRDAELLSRARRTASGGWVVQLTEAPLDLDDRAHLDALKRAYERFPEIGGRVTPR, from the coding sequence ATGACCAAGCTTAGAACCCTCAGCGTCAGAGCCTACGCGCCTGCTCTCGTGGGGAACGACGGTCGCGCGCTCGCTGTCGTCCACGGGATGGAAAAGGCGCTCCCTGGCTTGTGCCTGGAGTGGCGGATCTCCGACAGCGGGCGCCCCATCGCCTTGCCGCAGCGCGATGCGTGGCTCGCAGAAAAGACGCGTGACGGGAAATTCCCTCTCCTGTGCAACGGGGACGAGAGCTACCCCGTGACGGTTAACGGTAGGGAAAGATCGGGACGCCGCAACCCAGGCGGTCAACCCCTGTTTGAAGTGCATGCGGAACTGCCACTGGACGAGCGCGTGAGCGCGTCAGCGGCGGCTGTGCTCGAGGGCGTGGCGGAGGGGGCGTGTGCGCTGTGGGGGGAGGCGACGCCATACGACGCTGCGGTAGACATCGCGTATCAGACGGCCCCCACGGAGGAGGGGCCGCCATCCCCACGCCGGGGGCTGCCCGCCCTGAAGTTCTACGAGCACCTCCGCTCACCCGAAATTCCCGCTCACCTCGGGTGGCTGAACTACTGGTCTGCCGCTGCCGCACGAGCCATCGGATTCCCAGATTCCTCGCGCGACGCCGAACTGCTCTCGCGGGCGCGGCGCACGGCGTCGGGCGGGTGGGTGGTGCAGCTCACGGAGGCACCGCTTGATCTCGATGACCGCGCCCACTTGGACGCGCTGAAGCGGGCTTACGAGCGCTTCCCGGAGATCGGCGGGCGCGTCACTCCGCGCTGA
- a CDS encoding DUF6310 domain-containing protein has product MKEPEANPAPEEPRANRSAPPAPATLERRPECHPIFVPHAGGDDAHDECADKFPPNRYPGMDVLVRGVRFDALQVGVRMLWEIKTNKFDTYAPFIRRREIEKEMEQLEKEQDAAAACGYGYKIGVSTQAHKDALLERDRSLNIVVTGCKR; this is encoded by the coding sequence TTGAAGGAACCGGAGGCGAACCCCGCACCGGAGGAGCCCAGAGCGAACAGGAGCGCCCCGCCTGCCCCAGCGACGCTGGAGCGCCGCCCGGAGTGCCATCCCATCTTCGTGCCGCACGCGGGCGGGGATGATGCGCATGACGAGTGCGCCGATAAGTTTCCGCCCAACCGTTATCCCGGTATGGACGTGCTCGTGCGCGGTGTGCGCTTCGATGCGCTGCAAGTGGGCGTACGCATGCTGTGGGAGATCAAGACCAACAAATTCGACACATACGCTCCCTTCATCCGGAGGCGGGAGATTGAGAAGGAAATGGAGCAGCTAGAAAAGGAGCAAGACGCGGCGGCGGCATGCGGATATGGCTACAAGATTGGGGTGAGCACCCAAGCGCACAAAGACGCGCTGCTGGAACGGGATCGGTCCCTCAATATCGTCGTCACGGGGTGCAAACGATGA